DNA sequence from the Dehalococcoidia bacterium genome:
CGGGGCATACTCGGGAACAGATGGTGTTCGATCTGGTAGTTCAGCCCGCCGTATAGAAGGTCGTTAATGGGACTCGACCTAACATTCCTGGATGTGAGCACCTGCCTCCTTAAGAAGTCAAGCCGCATCTCCCCATCGAGCATTAGCATGCCCTTATGATTGGGTGCGAACGTCGAGCCAATGTACAGCCCGATCAGCAACTGGTTGACCGCGATGAACAGCAACCCTTGCCAGAACGGCAGGGACAGGAACACCAAGCCAGCATAGACACCAATGTGGCCGACCATCATTATCGGCTCGGCTATGGGGAACCTAAGCCTGTTTGTGAGCATGTACCGGATGCCCGAGTACTTGAGCACCAAGCCCTCTAAACAGACCAGCGGATAGAAGAGAAAAGCCTGGTGCCTGACGATCAAGCGGGGTATTCCCTTCATGGCGCGAGCCTGATCTTCCGAAAACGCGACCACTGGGATTTCGATGTCGGGGTCCATGTCCAGATCATTGGGATTACTGTGGTGCTCGTTATGCTTCTCAACCCACCAAGTCCGGTTGATGCCGATCAAGAAGCTCACGAACAGGCCGAGGATATCGTTATTTCGGCTGGAACGGAACACTTGTTTGTGGCCCAGATCGTGTCCGGTAAAGCTCATCTGCACAATGACAAATGCCAGAAGGGCTGCGTTCAGCATCTGCGGCCACACGCCGTCCACAAGCGTGAGAACCGCGACACTCAGCGCCAGCAGGCTCATGTACACGATCAACCTGACGACGTAATGCCCCGGGTTCTTTTCCAATAGTCCCGCATCCTTGACAAGCCGCTTCAGTTGCGCGTATTCGTTTGGCTCCAATTCTTTCCTGGCAGCGCCGTCCGGCGCGCCCGACATCTCGTCGGTTGACTCCATTGCCATCCGTTTTCCGCCTTTCG
Encoded proteins:
- a CDS encoding acyl-CoA desaturase gives rise to the protein MAMESTDEMSGAPDGAARKELEPNEYAQLKRLVKDAGLLEKNPGHYVVRLIVYMSLLALSVAVLTLVDGVWPQMLNAALLAFVIVQMSFTGHDLGHKQVFRSSRNNDILGLFVSFLIGINRTWWVEKHNEHHSNPNDLDMDPDIEIPVVAFSEDQARAMKGIPRLIVRHQAFLFYPLVCLEGLVLKYSGIRYMLTNRLRFPIAEPIMMVGHIGVYAGLVFLSLPFWQGLLFIAVNQLLIGLYIGSTFAPNHKGMLMLDGEMRLDFLRRQVLTSRNVRSSPINDLLYGGLNYQIEHHLFPSMPRNRLKEAQKIVRPFCGEHSISYYETGVVQSQREILQYLHHVSAPLRA